One region of Minwuia thermotolerans genomic DNA includes:
- a CDS encoding MaoC/PaaZ C-terminal domain-containing protein, whose protein sequence is MTRQIRYFDDYRVGDRFVTDSVTVTEGQILQFARAFDTQTFHINVDEAGDGPFGGVIGSGFQTLNLSFALFFRLQLVQPVALGGAGIDGLRWLKPLKPGDTIRVACEVIELIPSRSRPDRGTVRMRHDTLNQADETIMTLECLHILKTRGAESGA, encoded by the coding sequence TTGACCCGACAGATCAGATATTTCGACGACTACCGGGTGGGCGACCGCTTCGTGACCGACAGCGTGACCGTGACGGAGGGACAGATCCTGCAGTTCGCCCGCGCCTTCGACACGCAGACCTTCCATATCAATGTCGACGAGGCCGGGGACGGCCCCTTCGGCGGGGTAATCGGCAGCGGCTTCCAGACGCTGAACCTCAGCTTCGCGCTGTTCTTCCGGCTGCAGCTCGTCCAGCCCGTGGCGCTGGGCGGCGCCGGGATCGACGGCCTGCGCTGGCTGAAGCCGCTGAAGCCGGGCGACACCATCCGGGTCGCCTGCGAGGTGATCGAGCTCATCCCCTCGCGTTCCCGGCCCGACAGGGGTACGGTCCGCATGCGCCACGACACGCTGAACCAGGCCGACGAGACCATCATGACCCTGGAATGCCTCCACATACTGAAGACGCGCGGCGCGGAGTCCGGGGCTTGA
- a CDS encoding alpha/beta hydrolase, protein MADSTPFELQHCLLDESEILPMLEGRRRKAGGRVMDPKAQVVADFSNSVRVPPEAVPLPDLRKQLLTLVGLLDVPAPELHQIRDIRAPGGDGEIAARVYRPSAGAEKLPVLAFFHGGGWVQGDLDSHHGLCARLALWSGAMVVSFDYRLAPEHPFPAGVEDCLAAYRWLRGNAGDLGGDPARVAVGGDSAGGNLSIVVSQQAAKSGETPPDFQLLIYPATDFAMDTASHAEFEQGAIIPRDRILWYMKQYLADERAKADTRASPIRMADLQGQPPALVQTAGFDPLRDEAKAYADRLAAAGVDVTYHEYPGQIHGFMMLAKAIPQGLAATREAADYMRRQWSL, encoded by the coding sequence ATGGCCGACAGCACGCCGTTCGAACTGCAGCACTGCCTGCTCGACGAATCCGAGATCCTGCCCATGCTGGAGGGCCGGCGGCGGAAGGCCGGCGGCCGTGTCATGGACCCGAAGGCGCAGGTGGTCGCCGATTTCTCGAATTCGGTGCGCGTGCCGCCGGAGGCCGTGCCGCTGCCGGATCTGCGCAAGCAGTTGCTGACCCTTGTCGGCCTGCTGGACGTGCCGGCGCCGGAACTCCACCAGATCCGCGATATCCGCGCGCCGGGCGGCGACGGCGAGATCGCCGCGCGGGTCTACCGCCCCTCCGCCGGCGCGGAGAAGCTGCCGGTGCTGGCCTTCTTCCACGGCGGCGGCTGGGTCCAGGGCGACCTGGACAGTCACCACGGTCTCTGCGCGCGCCTCGCGCTCTGGTCCGGCGCAATGGTCGTTTCCTTCGACTACCGACTGGCGCCGGAGCACCCGTTCCCCGCTGGCGTCGAGGACTGCCTGGCCGCCTATCGCTGGCTGCGCGGCAACGCCGGGGACCTGGGCGGCGATCCGGCGCGGGTCGCCGTGGGCGGCGATTCGGCCGGCGGCAACCTGTCGATCGTGGTCAGCCAGCAGGCCGCGAAGTCGGGCGAGACGCCGCCGGACTTCCAGCTTCTGATCTACCCGGCGACCGACTTCGCCATGGACACGGCCTCCCACGCCGAGTTCGAGCAGGGCGCGATCATCCCGCGCGACCGCATCCTCTGGTACATGAAGCAGTATCTTGCCGACGAACGGGCGAAGGCCGACACCCGCGCCTCGCCGATCCGCATGGCCGACCTGCAAGGGCAGCCACCGGCGCTGGTCCAGACCGCCGGGTTCGATCCGCTCCGCGACGAGGCGAAGGCCTATGCCGACCGGCTGGCGGCGGCGGGGGTCGACGTCACCTACCACGAATATCCCGGCCAGATTCACGGCTTCATGATGCTGGCGAAGGCTATTCCGCAGGGCCTCGCGGCCACGCGCGAGGCGGCGGACTACATGCGCCGCCAGTGGTCGCTGTGA
- a CDS encoding NUDIX hydrolase, translating to MRTAYRFAWAARAGLRLLPFPPLDGAMAAVWCDGHILLVRNSYNRYHTLPGGRRQAGETYVRAAARELAEETGVTVAEERLRMAGREVLRYGFRRDVVEVHEIELEARPALVIDPVEIAEALWASPEEAARMALFGPARRYLESRR from the coding sequence TTGCGCACCGCCTACCGCTTCGCCTGGGCCGCCCGGGCGGGGCTGCGTCTCCTGCCCTTCCCGCCGCTGGACGGCGCCATGGCGGCGGTCTGGTGCGATGGCCACATCCTGCTGGTCCGCAATTCCTACAACCGCTACCACACGCTGCCAGGCGGCCGCCGCCAGGCCGGCGAGACCTATGTCCGGGCCGCGGCGCGGGAACTGGCCGAGGAGACCGGCGTGACCGTCGCGGAAGAGCGTCTGCGGATGGCCGGGCGCGAGGTGCTGCGCTACGGGTTCCGCCGCGACGTCGTCGAGGTACACGAGATCGAGCTGGAGGCCCGGCCGGCGCTGGTCATCGATCCGGTCGAGATCGCCGAAGCACTGTGGGCAAGCCCCGAGGAAGCGGCGCGAATGGCGCTGTTCGGACCGGCGCGGCGCTATCTCGAAAGCCGCCGCTGA
- a CDS encoding ATP-binding protein produces MLRPFREGGIAARLAMILMLLMLLALGLSVGWYVKDRADAATHLFANSAARRIDNVVRLLDRLPAAERPALIRAASGPTMRIELKDGPPPPDEELMEDRHAMRHARDLLSGLGDRPMMMSRVGEWDRPLFGRRPRSDDPDLFPSRRKLIVATTLADGQWLHATLATDLTSLRWALRSAFWVLCMMLVIGFFSVWAAHRATRPLRSLAAAADRLGLDVDATPLPERGSRELKKTARAFNTMQQRIKRLVDDRTLMLAALSHDLKTMLTRLRLRAEFIDDAEQQRKAERDIDDMQMMVDAALGFVRGDQANEPVVRLDLVSLVRDMAEDWRDDDVRFEGPARLAVNGRPVALKRAVGNLIDNAVRYGGNAEIRIWHTDHDAVLTVADDGPGLPEAELEKVFQPFYRVETSRSRDTGGTGLGLALARDVFRRLGGDLTIANRARGGLMATARLPLPAGPA; encoded by the coding sequence ATGCTGAGGCCATTCCGCGAGGGCGGCATCGCCGCGCGTCTGGCCATGATCCTGATGCTGCTGATGCTGCTGGCCCTGGGGCTCTCTGTGGGCTGGTACGTCAAGGACCGCGCCGACGCGGCGACGCACCTGTTCGCCAATTCGGCGGCGCGGCGCATCGACAACGTCGTCCGGCTGCTCGACCGGCTGCCGGCGGCGGAACGGCCGGCGCTGATCCGCGCCGCGTCGGGACCGACCATGCGCATCGAACTGAAGGACGGCCCGCCGCCGCCGGACGAGGAACTGATGGAAGACCGCCACGCCATGCGGCATGCGCGCGACCTGCTCAGCGGTCTCGGCGACCGGCCGATGATGATGTCCAGGGTCGGCGAATGGGACCGGCCGCTGTTCGGTCGCCGGCCGCGTTCCGACGACCCCGATCTGTTCCCAAGCCGCAGGAAGCTGATCGTCGCCACCACGCTGGCCGACGGCCAGTGGCTGCACGCCACGCTGGCGACCGATCTCACCTCGCTCCGCTGGGCCCTGCGCAGCGCCTTCTGGGTGCTCTGCATGATGCTTGTCATCGGGTTCTTTTCGGTCTGGGCGGCGCACCGCGCGACGCGGCCCCTGCGCAGCCTGGCCGCCGCCGCCGACCGCCTCGGCCTGGACGTCGACGCGACGCCGCTGCCCGAGCGCGGCTCGCGCGAACTCAAGAAGACCGCGCGCGCCTTCAACACCATGCAGCAGCGCATCAAGCGCCTGGTCGACGACCGCACGCTGATGCTGGCGGCGCTGAGTCACGACCTGAAGACCATGCTGACGCGGCTTCGGCTGCGGGCCGAGTTCATCGACGATGCCGAACAGCAGCGCAAGGCCGAACGCGATATCGACGACATGCAGATGATGGTCGACGCGGCGCTGGGCTTCGTGCGCGGCGACCAGGCCAACGAGCCGGTCGTGCGGCTGGATCTGGTTTCTCTGGTGCGCGACATGGCCGAAGACTGGCGCGATGACGACGTCCGCTTCGAAGGACCTGCGCGCCTGGCCGTGAACGGCCGACCCGTGGCCCTGAAGCGCGCCGTCGGCAACCTGATCGACAACGCAGTCCGCTATGGCGGCAATGCCGAAATCCGCATCTGGCATACCGACCACGACGCCGTGCTGACCGTGGCCGACGACGGACCGGGCCTGCCGGAGGCGGAGCTGGAGAAGGTCTTCCAGCCCTTCTACCGCGTGGAGACCTCGCGCAGCCGCGACACCGGCGGCACGGGCCTGGGCCTGGCCCTGGCGCGCGACGTCTTCCGGCGGCTGGGCGGCGACCTGACCATCGCCAACCGCGCCCGCGGCGGACTGATGGCCACGGCGCGCCTGCCGCTGCCGGCCGGACCGGCGTAG
- a CDS encoding response regulator, with protein sequence MQRKPHILIVDDDREIRDLLAKFLSRHDFRVDTAADGREMDRHLAGGRFDLLVLDLMMPGEDGLAICRRLRQESGIPILMLTALGEEADRIVGLEIGADDYLPKPFNPRELLARIRAVLRRGGDAPDRTDDGTRARKLRFESWQIDLRTRELRDEEGTLVTLTSGEFDLLEAFVERPQQILSRDQLADLTSGRVLGPLDRSVDVALSRLRRKLGEDPKTPRLIKTVRHGGYYFAADVSPC encoded by the coding sequence ATGCAGCGCAAGCCACATATCCTCATCGTCGACGACGACCGGGAGATCCGTGATCTGCTGGCGAAGTTTCTGAGCCGCCACGACTTCCGCGTCGACACCGCCGCCGACGGACGGGAGATGGATCGCCATCTCGCCGGCGGCCGGTTCGACCTGCTGGTGCTGGACCTGATGATGCCCGGCGAGGACGGCCTCGCCATCTGCCGCCGCCTGCGCCAGGAGTCGGGCATTCCCATCCTGATGCTGACCGCGCTGGGCGAGGAAGCGGACCGCATCGTGGGCCTGGAGATCGGCGCCGACGACTACCTGCCGAAGCCGTTCAACCCGCGCGAACTGCTGGCGCGCATACGCGCCGTGCTCCGCCGGGGCGGGGATGCGCCGGACCGGACGGACGACGGCACGCGCGCGCGCAAGCTGCGTTTCGAGAGCTGGCAGATCGACCTCCGAACCCGGGAGCTGCGTGACGAGGAGGGGACGCTGGTCACCCTGACCTCGGGCGAGTTCGACCTGCTGGAGGCCTTCGTCGAACGGCCGCAGCAGATTCTCAGCCGCGACCAGCTCGCCGATCTGACCTCCGGGCGGGTGCTGGGACCGCTGGACCGTTCGGTCGACGTCGCGCTCAGCCGGCTGCGCCGCAAGCTGGGCGAGGATCCGAAGACGCCGCGCCTGATCAAGACCGTGCGCCATGGCGGCTACTACTTCGCTGCGGACGTCAGCCCATGCTGA
- a CDS encoding Spy/CpxP family protein refolding chaperone, with product MKTRMKILLISAASAIGVAAGAAGIAAATSDGAFSHAGWGKHRGAELVCSQGEERLEDVVAFARFRLDIRDDQMTEWTAFAEAVRTGGDELLTTCERLDALHEGDAPARLAEVEMLMEKALGATRRIRGAFDPLYAALDEEQRATVERLTRHRHGRHHGYGGGETEEKKG from the coding sequence ATGAAGACCCGCATGAAGATCCTGCTGATCAGCGCCGCTTCCGCGATTGGCGTCGCGGCCGGCGCCGCCGGCATCGCCGCCGCCACCTCGGACGGCGCCTTCAGCCATGCCGGCTGGGGCAAGCACCGCGGCGCCGAACTGGTCTGCAGCCAGGGCGAGGAGCGGCTGGAAGACGTGGTCGCCTTCGCCCGTTTCCGCCTCGACATCCGCGACGACCAGATGACCGAATGGACCGCCTTCGCCGAGGCGGTGCGCACCGGCGGGGACGAACTGCTGACGACCTGCGAGCGGCTCGATGCCCTGCATGAAGGCGATGCGCCGGCCCGGCTGGCCGAGGTGGAGATGCTGATGGAGAAGGCGCTGGGCGCGACGCGCCGCATCCGGGGCGCCTTCGATCCGCTCTACGCCGCTCTGGACGAGGAGCAGCGCGCCACCGTCGAGCGCCTGACCCGCCATCGTCACGGCCGCCACCACGGCTACGGCGGCGGCGAGACGGAAGAGAAGAAGGGCTGA
- the hpnH gene encoding adenosyl-hopene transferase HpnH: protein MGVPLRQQLRVGAYILKQRLTGTERYPLVLMLEPLFRCNLACPGCGKIDYPDHILNRRLSVDECVGAAEECGAPMVSIAGGEPLIHKEMGEVVAELVKRKKFVYLCTNALLLEKKLHLFEPSPYLTFSVHLDGLGEHHDRAVDKDGVFEKTVEAIRLVKSKGFRVNINTTLFDNAKADDAVALFDFARELGVEGITVSPGYAYERAPDQEHFFTRQRTKTFFREIFAKAKAKGVKYPFSQSPLFLDFLAGNQEYRCTPWGNPTRNVFGWQRPCYLLNEGYVATFRELMEETEWETYGTGNYEKCADCMVHCGYEATAVQDMVRNPLKGLIVALKGIRTDGPMAPEISLENQRPAEFVFDRVVEKATSGAPDTKARTGASDAA, encoded by the coding sequence TTGGGTGTTCCCTTGCGCCAGCAGCTCCGCGTCGGAGCCTATATCCTGAAGCAGCGGCTGACAGGCACCGAGCGCTACCCGCTCGTGCTGATGCTGGAGCCGCTGTTCCGCTGCAACCTCGCCTGCCCCGGCTGCGGCAAGATCGACTATCCGGACCACATCCTGAACCGCCGCCTGTCGGTCGACGAGTGCGTCGGCGCCGCCGAGGAATGCGGCGCGCCCATGGTCTCCATCGCCGGCGGCGAGCCGCTGATCCACAAGGAGATGGGCGAGGTCGTCGCCGAGCTCGTGAAGCGGAAGAAGTTTGTCTATCTCTGCACCAACGCCCTGCTGCTGGAGAAGAAACTCCACCTGTTCGAGCCCTCGCCCTACCTGACCTTCTCCGTCCACCTGGACGGACTGGGCGAGCATCACGACCGCGCGGTCGACAAGGACGGCGTGTTCGAGAAGACCGTGGAAGCCATCCGGCTGGTCAAGTCGAAGGGCTTCCGCGTCAACATCAACACCACGCTGTTCGACAACGCCAAGGCCGACGACGCCGTGGCGCTGTTCGACTTCGCCCGCGAACTGGGCGTCGAGGGCATCACCGTTTCGCCGGGCTACGCCTATGAGCGCGCGCCGGACCAGGAGCACTTCTTCACCCGCCAGCGGACCAAGACCTTCTTCCGCGAGATCTTCGCCAAGGCGAAGGCGAAGGGCGTGAAGTACCCCTTCAGCCAGTCGCCCTTGTTCCTCGACTTCCTGGCCGGCAATCAGGAATACCGCTGCACGCCCTGGGGCAACCCGACGCGCAACGTCTTCGGCTGGCAGAGGCCGTGCTACCTGCTGAACGAGGGCTATGTCGCCACCTTCAGGGAACTGATGGAGGAGACCGAGTGGGAGACCTACGGCACCGGCAACTACGAGAAATGCGCCGACTGCATGGTCCATTGCGGCTATGAGGCCACCGCCGTGCAGGACATGGTGCGCAATCCGCTGAAGGGCCTGATTGTGGCGCTGAAGGGCATCCGTACCGACGGTCCCATGGCGCCGGAGATCAGCCTGGAGAACCAGCGCCCGGCCGAGTTCGTCTTCGACCGCGTGGTCGAGAAGGCGACGTCAGGCGCCCCCGACACCAAGGCACGGACCGGCGCGTCCGACGCGGCCTAG
- a CDS encoding MMPL family transporter gives MARQNDHIAVFAAGIARFSARRPLLVILTAVLLSALSLVVSVRHLGINTDNFDMISAETPFRQAAIEYRDAFPWHGDQLVVVIDAPTPEQAEIAAAGVMTHMRAQERLFSHVRAPAMDPFLRRNGLLHMEAEQLQDFLDRLAAAQGLLAVLAERPDLVGLLDMLDLALEQADPESVQAVQLTDLVATIAAMAEGDPDAPAMLSWRRQLAVEGQGGLDGRQIVIAKPVQDFATLSPARAAIEDLRAHFAGYPDAIGFRLTGDAALDTEELDSVKLGGAWAGALSASGILVLLFLGLRGVRDVLAAIAVLAAGLSLSLGFATLTVGQLNLLSVAFAVLFIGLAVDFSIHFTLRARESGRGVAAVRDAGRSVGASLVLSALAAAIGFLSFLPTPYRGLAELGVIAGGSMVIAVALNLTLLPALLTLGARPREAEPRPPAKPDRRTGRLARPVVALGAVLGLGGAILTPFSDFDFNPLLLKDPDSESVATFFELARDDDGGGYALEGLTAGPEAAARAAEALAERPGIGRVLHLGRVIPDNQPEKLAALQNAALFLFPVLTATPAPPPTDAERRQAVDDFDAAVSAAPDSEALNDAARRLAVALQAMDAAGLAAFETRVTGLLPHWLADIRTAFDAGPVTADDVPADFRQYWVTDDGRYRVQIFPADPIDSNSELRAFAESAQTVLPQATGTPAIVTAAGEAVLDSFRTATVVAAVLVTLLIGMVLRRPLDILLTLAPLLLAAVMTLGAAVLLGEALNFANVIVLPLLFGLGVASSIHLVLRRRRLEDPDRLMRSSTPRAVLFSSLTTLASFGGLALAPHLGMASMGRLLTIAIIAILFATLIFLPALIRVTGRSEMSQ, from the coding sequence ATGGCACGCCAGAACGACCACATCGCGGTTTTCGCCGCCGGGATCGCCCGATTCTCGGCCCGGCGGCCGCTGCTGGTGATCCTGACGGCCGTCCTGCTGTCGGCCCTGTCCCTTGTCGTTTCGGTCCGACATCTGGGCATCAATACAGACAATTTCGACATGATTTCGGCGGAGACGCCGTTTCGCCAGGCCGCCATCGAATACCGCGACGCCTTCCCCTGGCATGGCGACCAGCTGGTCGTCGTGATCGACGCGCCGACGCCGGAGCAGGCGGAGATCGCAGCCGCCGGCGTCATGACGCACATGCGCGCACAGGAGAGGCTGTTCAGCCATGTCCGCGCCCCGGCCATGGATCCCTTCCTGAGGCGCAACGGCCTGCTCCACATGGAAGCGGAGCAATTGCAGGACTTTCTCGACCGCCTCGCCGCGGCCCAGGGCCTGCTGGCGGTGCTGGCCGAGCGGCCGGATCTCGTCGGACTGCTGGACATGCTGGATCTGGCGCTGGAACAGGCCGACCCGGAAAGCGTCCAGGCGGTCCAGCTCACCGATCTGGTCGCCACCATCGCCGCCATGGCCGAGGGCGACCCGGACGCGCCGGCGATGCTCTCCTGGCGGCGGCAACTCGCCGTCGAGGGCCAGGGGGGGCTGGACGGCCGCCAGATCGTCATCGCCAAGCCGGTGCAGGATTTCGCCACGCTCTCGCCGGCCCGGGCGGCGATCGAAGATCTGCGCGCGCATTTCGCCGGCTATCCGGATGCGATCGGATTCCGTCTGACCGGCGACGCCGCGCTGGACACCGAGGAACTGGACAGCGTCAAGCTGGGCGGCGCCTGGGCCGGGGCGCTCTCGGCCAGCGGAATTCTGGTGCTGCTGTTCCTCGGTCTGCGCGGCGTCCGCGACGTCCTGGCCGCCATCGCCGTGCTCGCCGCCGGCCTCTCGCTCAGCCTGGGATTCGCCACCCTCACCGTCGGCCAGCTCAATCTGCTGTCGGTCGCCTTCGCGGTCCTGTTCATCGGGCTGGCGGTGGATTTCTCAATCCACTTCACACTAAGGGCGCGGGAATCCGGGCGCGGCGTGGCGGCGGTGCGCGACGCCGGGCGCAGCGTCGGCGCCTCGCTGGTGCTGAGCGCCCTGGCGGCCGCCATCGGCTTTCTCAGCTTCCTGCCGACGCCCTATCGGGGTCTGGCGGAGCTCGGCGTCATCGCCGGCGGCAGCATGGTCATCGCCGTCGCGCTCAACCTGACGCTGCTGCCCGCCCTGCTGACGCTGGGCGCCCGCCCCCGCGAAGCCGAACCGCGCCCGCCAGCGAAGCCCGACCGCCGCACGGGGCGGCTGGCGCGGCCGGTCGTGGCGCTGGGCGCGGTGCTCGGCCTGGGCGGCGCCATCCTGACGCCGTTCTCCGACTTCGACTTCAATCCCCTGCTGCTGAAGGACCCGGATTCGGAATCCGTCGCGACCTTCTTCGAACTGGCGCGGGACGACGATGGCGGCGGCTACGCGCTCGAGGGCCTGACAGCCGGACCCGAGGCGGCCGCACGCGCCGCCGAGGCGCTCGCCGAGCGGCCCGGCATCGGCCGCGTGCTGCACCTGGGCCGAGTCATTCCCGACAACCAGCCGGAAAAGCTGGCGGCCCTGCAGAACGCCGCCCTGTTCCTGTTCCCCGTGCTCACGGCGACACCCGCACCGCCGCCAACGGACGCGGAGCGGCGGCAGGCAGTCGACGATTTCGACGCGGCTGTGTCCGCAGCCCCTGACAGCGAGGCGCTGAACGATGCCGCGCGGCGGCTGGCGGTGGCACTGCAGGCCATGGACGCCGCCGGTCTGGCTGCGTTCGAGACCCGGGTCACGGGCCTTCTGCCGCACTGGCTGGCCGACATCCGCACCGCTTTCGACGCCGGACCGGTGACGGCGGACGACGTCCCGGCCGATTTCCGCCAGTACTGGGTGACCGACGATGGCCGCTATCGGGTGCAGATCTTTCCCGCCGACCCGATCGACTCGAACAGCGAACTGCGGGCCTTCGCGGAGAGCGCCCAGACCGTGCTGCCGCAGGCGACCGGCACGCCCGCGATCGTCACCGCCGCCGGCGAAGCGGTGCTGGACAGCTTCCGCACGGCGACCGTTGTGGCCGCCGTTCTCGTCACCCTGCTGATCGGGATGGTGCTGCGCAGACCCCTCGACATCCTCCTTACCCTGGCGCCGCTGCTCCTGGCCGCGGTCATGACCCTGGGCGCGGCGGTGCTGCTGGGCGAGGCGCTGAATTTCGCCAACGTCATCGTCCTGCCGCTGCTCTTCGGGCTGGGCGTCGCCAGCTCCATCCATCTGGTGCTGCGCCGGCGGCGGCTGGAGGATCCCGACAGGCTGATGCGATCGTCGACGCCCCGGGCGGTGCTGTTCAGCTCGCTGACCACGCTGGCCAGTTTCGGCGGGCTGGCGCTGGCGCCGCATCTCGGCATGGCCTCCATGGGGCGGCTGCTGACCATCGCCATCATCGCCATCCTGTTCGCCACGCTGATTTTCCTGCCGGCGCTCATCCGCGTGACCGGGCGCTCTGAAATGTCACAGTAA
- a CDS encoding ABC transporter substrate-binding protein, giving the protein MNAIDKSIRLLAALLLAVTLTAPFQAARAAGEREAIERLNDTLQAAMRGGGELGFQGRFDLLEPVLGEVFDFRLMTRIGLQRYWDGIAEADRAAIIDAFRRMSVATYASRFDGSGGISFSIGETREGPQNLVLVPTVIERAAEDPVSLTYVMRDSGAGPAVIDVLAQDKFSELARQRAEMSSVFGRSGAAGLIETLNAKTAELAG; this is encoded by the coding sequence ATGAACGCAATCGACAAGTCCATCCGGCTTCTGGCCGCACTGCTTCTCGCGGTCACCCTGACCGCGCCGTTCCAGGCCGCCCGCGCCGCCGGCGAGCGGGAGGCCATCGAGCGTCTGAACGACACCCTTCAGGCCGCCATGCGCGGTGGCGGCGAACTTGGTTTCCAGGGCCGCTTCGACCTGCTGGAGCCGGTGCTGGGGGAGGTCTTCGACTTCCGGCTGATGACGCGGATCGGGCTGCAGCGCTACTGGGACGGCATCGCCGAGGCCGACCGCGCGGCGATCATCGACGCCTTCCGGCGCATGTCCGTCGCCACCTACGCCAGCCGCTTCGACGGGTCCGGCGGCATCAGCTTCAGCATCGGCGAGACCCGCGAGGGTCCTCAGAACCTGGTGCTGGTGCCGACCGTGATCGAACGCGCCGCCGAGGACCCGGTCAGTCTCACCTATGTCATGCGCGACAGCGGCGCCGGTCCGGCGGTGATCGACGTGCTGGCACAGGACAAGTTCAGCGAACTGGCGCGCCAGCGTGCGGAGATGTCGTCGGTCTTCGGCCGTTCCGGCGCGGCCGGCCTGATCGAGACCCTGAACGCCAAGACCGCCGAACTGGCCGGCTGA
- a CDS encoding SDR family oxidoreductase — protein sequence MSRTILITGAGRGIGRALAEHYLDKGETVLATARDTGDLADLVERGAEAFELEVTDQNQIDRLAADLGDRPIDVLINNAGVIGGKGPQTLSNLNQDDWAETMRINVFAPFRITEALVGNITASAGKTVAIISSRMGSIDQNASSEKIVYRTSKAAVNQVAKALHNGLHSQGVKVVPLHPGWVATDMGGPGAAVTPEDSARGLAGVIDNLRQDQSGRFWDYQGQELPW from the coding sequence ATGAGCCGCACCATCCTCATCACCGGCGCGGGCCGGGGCATCGGCCGGGCGCTGGCGGAACACTATCTGGACAAGGGCGAGACGGTGCTGGCGACCGCGCGCGACACCGGCGATCTCGCCGACCTGGTCGAACGCGGCGCCGAGGCCTTCGAACTGGAGGTCACCGACCAGAACCAGATCGACCGGCTGGCGGCGGACCTCGGCGACCGGCCGATCGACGTGCTGATCAACAATGCCGGCGTGATCGGCGGCAAGGGGCCGCAGACGCTGAGCAACCTCAATCAGGACGACTGGGCCGAGACCATGCGGATCAACGTCTTCGCGCCGTTCCGCATCACCGAGGCGCTGGTCGGCAACATCACTGCGAGCGCGGGGAAGACCGTCGCCATCATCTCCAGCCGCATGGGCTCGATCGATCAGAACGCCTCGTCGGAGAAGATCGTCTACCGCACCTCGAAGGCGGCGGTGAATCAGGTCGCCAAGGCGCTGCACAACGGCCTGCACAGTCAGGGCGTCAAGGTCGTGCCGCTGCATCCGGGCTGGGTCGCCACCGACATGGGCGGGCCCGGCGCGGCGGTGACGCCCGAGGACAGCGCCCGCGGTCTCGCCGGCGTCATCGACAACCTGCGCCAGGACCAGTCCGGGCGCTTCTGGGACTACCAGGGTCAGGAACTGCCCTGGTAG